In Chiloscyllium plagiosum isolate BGI_BamShark_2017 chromosome 18, ASM401019v2, whole genome shotgun sequence, a single genomic region encodes these proteins:
- the dag1 gene encoding dystroglycan produces MFLLHELGRTLLLLELLEAAVLAHWQNEPVQIVKDLDSQIEASMHSVLLESDAPAVSFSIPDSSAYISRAFTMRIPSEVLPARVTLKITESGKETLPSWLHWDPVNHSLQGLPLDTDRGVHYISATALEVAANGSFVPFAEDVFSIEVLPDDPLDSAPLTVASQLVNEVTPSVCGPEEPLTILTVILDADLTKMTAKQRIGLLEQMQKFAEVGLHQMKLVPVVNNRLFDMSAFMAGPGNAKKVVENGALVSWKIGCFLNQNNVPNISSVEIPAKEGTMSAQLGYPVVGWHIANKKLQVTKRVRRQINLTPTPVIVALPPTTAVREPPSHIVPTPTSPIIAPTTDRVAPPIRKPLISRPVKTVRPKDTITHTPTLGPVQPTRVLEKSSTTIPGQIEPTVTRPGYVEPTAVLPPHTTKKPRVTTLRPQVTTPTTVTTSTGKPKGQTKAPRVTSKPSTKLRTTSPPTRRTTSPVHATKPFRPPVGDNQPPKLTNHIDRVDSWVGTYFEVKIPSDTFYDDEDGTTDKLQLTLKLREQQALPENSWVKFNGTSQLLYGLPNTGHEGKHEYFMHAADKGGLTAVDAFEVHVHSRPHNGKSSAKFAARFHGDHMKVANDVNKKIQLIKKLAYAFGDRNSSTITLHSISKGSIVVEWTNNTLPLEPCPKEQIQSLSRRIADDDGKPNQVFTATMEPEFSPINVSVTGTGSCKNIQFVPVVPFSEPPIQPTVLVAAGEGPSRTSNDDVYLHTVIPAVVVAAILLIAGIIAMICYRKKRKGKLTIEDQATFIKKGVPIIFADELDDSKPPPSSSVPLILQEEKPPLPPPEYPSQSSHEAIPLGQDLIGEYTPLREEDPNAPPYQPPPPFTAPMEGKGCRPKNMTPYRSPPPYVPP; encoded by the coding sequence ATTACAGAGTCTGGGAAGGAGACACTGCCCTCATGGCTGCATTGGGATCCAGTGAATCATTCACTTCAGGGGCTCCCATTGGACACAGACAGAGGGGTCCATTATATCTCAGCCACTGCCCTGGAGGTGGCTGCCAATGGAAGCTTTGTGCCTTTTGCTGAAGATGTCTTCTCCATTGAAGTTCTTCCAGATGACCCATTAGACAGCGCTCCCCTCACTGTGGCATCGCAGTTGGTCAATGAGGTTACGCCATCTGTCTGTGGGCCTGAGGAACCCCTCACCATTTTAACTGTGATCCTCGATGCTGACCTCACTAAGATGACAGCCAAGCAACGGATTGGGCTGTTGGAACAAATGCAGAAGTTTGCAGAGGTGGGACTCCATCAAATGAAGCTCGTTCCAGTTGTCAACAACCGTTTGTTCGACATGTCTGCCTTTATGGCTGGACCTGGGAATGCAAAGAAGGTCGTGGAGAACGGGGCTTTGGTGTCCTGGAAGATTGGATGTTTCTTAAATCAGAACAATGTCCCTAATATCAGCAGCGTGGAGATCCCAGCCAAGGAGGGCACCATGTCTGCTCAGCTTGGCTACCCTGTCGTAGGGTGGCACATTGCCAACAAGAAACTACAGGTGACTAAGAGAGTGCGAAGGCAAATAAATCTCACTCCAACGCCTGTCATTGTTGCACTGCCACCGACAACCGCTGTTAGGGAACCTCCCAGTCATATAGTCCCAACACCAACCTCCCCAATTATTGCACCGACCACAGACAGAGTGGCACCACCAATCAGGAAACCATTGATAAGTAGGCCAGTTAAAACGGTCAGACCAAAAGATACGATCACTCACACGCCCACTTTGGGTCCTGTGCAACCAACCAGGGTGTTGGAAAAGTCAAGTACAACTATCCCTGGCCAAATTGAACCGACTGTGACCAGGCCTGGTTATGTTGAGCCCACTGCTGTGCTGCCTCCTCACACGACTAAGAAACCACGGGTTACCACTTTGAGACCACAAGTTACGACTCCAACGACAGTTACCACCAGCACTGGTAAGCCAAAGGGACAAACCAAGGCTCCACGGGTCACAAGCAAGCCATCCACCAAGCTGCGTACCACCTCACCACCCACCAGGCGTACGACCAGCCCTGTCCATGCCACCAAGCCCTTCCGGCCGCCTGTTGGTGACAATCAGCCACCCAAACTTACAAACCACATTGACCGTGTGGACTCGTGGGTGGGAACTTACTTCGAGGTCAAGATCCCATCTGACACTTTCTATGACGATGAGGATGGCACCACTGACAAGCTGCAGCTGACCCTCAAGCTCAGGGAGCAGCAGGCACTGCCCGAGAACTCATGGGTCAAGTTCAATGGCACCAGCCAGCTGCTATACGGCTTGCCTAACACCGGGCACGAAGGCAAGCATGAGTACTTCATGCATGCTGCTGACAAGGGTGGCCTGACGGCTGTGGATGCTTTTGAGGTCCACGTGCATAGCCGGCCTCACAATGGCAAGTCGAGCGCCAAATTTGCTGCCCGGTTTCACGGAGATCACATGAAGGTGGCCAACGATGTCAACAAAAAAATCCAGCTGATCAAGAAGCTGGCCTATGCATTTGGCGACCGTAACAGCAGCACCATTACCCTGCACAGCATCTCGAAGGGCTCCATTGTGGTCGAATGGACTAACAACACGCTGCCCCTCGAGCCCTGTCCCAAGGAGCAGATTCAGTCCTTGAGCAGGCGCATTGCAGACGATGACGGCAAGCCTAACCAGGTCTTCACGGCAACCATGGAGCCGGAGTTCTCCCCCATCAATGTGTCTGTCACGGGCACAGGCAGCTGCAAGAATATCCAGTTTGTGCCAGTGGTTCCGTTCTCTGAGCCTCCCATCCAGCCCACTGTGTTGGTGGCTGCTGGTGAGGGGCCGTCCAGGACCAGCAACGATGACGTTTACTTGCACACTGTCATCCCGGCAGTGGTGGTGGCTGCCATTCTGCTCATTGCGGGCATCATCGCCATGATCTGCTACCGCAAGAAGCGGAAAGGGAAGCTCACCATCGAGGACCAAGCCACCTTCATCAAGAAAGGTGTTCCTATCATTTTTGCAGATGAACTCGATGACTCCAAGCCCCCTCCTTCGTCCAGCGTCCCACTCATCCTTCAGGAGGAGAAGCCCCCTCTTCCTCCTCCGGAGTATCCCAGCCAGTCCAGCCATGAGGCCATCCCCTTGGGCCAGGATCTGATTGGTGAATACACTCCTCTGAGAGAGGAGGATCCCAATGCACCGCcctaccagcccccaccaccctTCACAGCGCCAATGGAAGGTAAAGGCTGCCGTCCAAAGAACATGACCCCGTACAGATCCCCACCACCTTACGTCCCCCCCTAA